In the genome of Myxococcus stipitatus, one region contains:
- a CDS encoding efflux RND transporter permease subunit, giving the protein MLKTFIKHSVFTVMLMAAVVVFGLYAYPRIGVDQYPNVDIPYVTVTTVLPGADPASMEETVTDPLEEALNTLNGVEEIDSISLENVSQITIAFKLDTNVNTAAQDVRDRVQATLRALPEGIETPIVEKFDIGAAPILTLSLTGSLTVEELTRVAKDVVKPVLQSQQGVGSIDVVGGREREIHLVVDPQRLRGYGLAIGDVSQSLQAQSLDMPGGRVTQGGRERVVRLTAEARSVEEMGNVIIASPQGTPVRVRDVAAVVDGAQEARGMARSDTGSALALVVRKQSGSNTVQVAESVKASLAELNASLPPGVSVTPVSDNSTTIRASIHAVQEDMLVGGVLSVLIVLLFLRNLRSTLVSAIALPVSVIGTFAVMALLGFTFNIITMLALTLSIGLLIDDAIVVIENIVRHLEEGKTPMQAALEGTQQIVIAVLAVTLAIVAVFVPVAFMEGMVGQFFYQFGVTVAVAVLISYGVSMTLTPMLSSRWLKAHGHAPTNKVSAAIERVLVGLENGYRRLLDGVLKRRGLTLGAAVGVLVLTLGMASFLKFTFIPPPDNSAVRVTVELPVGSTLNDTEQELGRVAAQVRALEGVRETFSTAGGGALEEVHKGEVLVNLVPRKARSFDQTEFKARLREALAQRPGVQLSVQDAGEGSGGRNQEVQFVLRGSNWEQLIAASEKMLASVKSNPGLTDVDATYRSGKPQFDVRIDRERAAQLGVPAAEVGQALRAYLGRDEFMKYREGGETYDVKLRLPESTLASEEALGQLTVRTAGGQLVELRNVAAITPADGPVQIDRQKQKRQITLLANLAPGYSLGEAMAFVTEQAAKDLPAGVEGGFAGNAKELDKTAVAFGTALGLGILLLYMILAAQFGSYIHPFTIMLSLPFALIGAIGALLVSGHALSMFALIGVIMLMGLVVKNGILLVDFTQQLRDAGKSAKDALLQAAPVRLRPILMTTIAMVAGMVPVALAQGDGAEMRVPMALVIIGGLISSTVLTLVVVPVVYSLLDGLVERARRRRHMPTLVAVEAPANTHRLEEGAL; this is encoded by the coding sequence ATGCTCAAGACCTTCATCAAACACTCTGTCTTCACCGTCATGCTGATGGCGGCGGTGGTTGTCTTCGGCCTGTATGCCTATCCGCGCATCGGGGTCGACCAGTACCCGAACGTCGACATCCCATACGTCACGGTGACCACCGTGCTGCCGGGCGCGGACCCGGCCTCCATGGAGGAGACCGTCACCGACCCGCTCGAGGAGGCGCTCAACACGCTCAACGGCGTGGAGGAGATTGACTCCATCAGCCTGGAGAACGTGAGTCAGATCACCATCGCCTTCAAGCTGGACACGAATGTGAACACCGCGGCCCAGGACGTGAGAGATCGCGTGCAGGCCACGCTGCGCGCGCTGCCGGAGGGAATCGAGACGCCCATCGTCGAGAAGTTCGACATCGGCGCGGCGCCCATCCTCACGTTGTCGCTCACGGGCTCGCTGACCGTCGAGGAGCTGACGCGGGTGGCGAAGGACGTGGTGAAGCCCGTGCTCCAGAGCCAGCAGGGCGTGGGCAGCATCGACGTGGTCGGCGGCCGCGAGCGGGAGATCCACCTCGTCGTCGACCCGCAGCGGCTGCGAGGCTACGGGCTGGCCATTGGCGACGTGAGCCAGTCGCTCCAGGCCCAGAGCCTGGACATGCCGGGCGGCCGGGTCACCCAGGGCGGTCGTGAGCGCGTCGTCCGGCTGACGGCCGAGGCGCGCAGCGTGGAGGAGATGGGCAACGTCATCATCGCCAGCCCCCAGGGCACGCCGGTGCGGGTGCGCGACGTGGCGGCGGTGGTCGATGGCGCCCAGGAGGCGCGAGGCATGGCGCGCTCGGACACCGGCTCCGCGCTGGCGCTGGTGGTGCGCAAGCAGTCCGGCTCCAACACCGTGCAGGTCGCCGAGAGCGTCAAGGCGTCGCTCGCGGAGCTCAATGCCTCGCTGCCTCCAGGTGTCTCGGTGACCCCGGTCAGCGACAACTCCACGACCATCCGCGCCTCCATCCACGCGGTGCAGGAGGACATGCTGGTCGGCGGCGTGCTGTCGGTGCTCATCGTGCTGCTGTTCCTGCGCAACCTGCGCTCCACGCTCGTCTCGGCCATCGCGCTGCCGGTGAGCGTCATCGGCACCTTCGCGGTGATGGCGCTCCTGGGCTTCACCTTCAACATCATCACCATGCTGGCGCTGACGCTCTCCATCGGCCTGCTCATCGACGACGCCATCGTGGTCATCGAGAACATCGTCCGTCACCTGGAGGAGGGGAAGACGCCGATGCAGGCGGCGCTCGAGGGGACGCAGCAGATTGTCATCGCGGTGCTCGCGGTGACGCTCGCCATCGTCGCGGTGTTCGTCCCCGTGGCCTTCATGGAGGGGATGGTGGGCCAGTTCTTCTACCAGTTCGGCGTCACGGTGGCCGTGGCGGTGCTCATCTCCTACGGCGTGTCGATGACGCTCACGCCCATGCTCTCCAGTCGCTGGCTCAAGGCCCATGGGCATGCCCCCACCAACAAGGTGAGCGCCGCCATCGAGCGGGTGCTGGTGGGCCTGGAGAATGGCTACCGGCGCCTCCTGGACGGTGTGCTGAAGCGGCGCGGTCTGACGCTCGGGGCGGCCGTGGGCGTGCTGGTGCTGACCTTGGGCATGGCGTCCTTCCTCAAGTTCACCTTCATCCCGCCGCCGGACAACAGCGCCGTCCGCGTGACGGTGGAGCTGCCCGTGGGCTCCACGCTCAACGACACCGAGCAGGAGCTGGGCCGGGTCGCCGCGCAGGTGCGCGCGTTGGAGGGAGTGCGGGAGACCTTCAGCACCGCGGGCGGCGGTGCGCTCGAGGAGGTGCACAAGGGCGAGGTGCTCGTGAACCTGGTTCCTCGCAAGGCGCGCTCGTTCGACCAGACGGAGTTCAAGGCCCGCCTGCGCGAGGCCCTGGCCCAGCGCCCGGGGGTGCAGCTCTCCGTCCAGGATGCCGGCGAGGGGAGCGGTGGCCGCAACCAGGAGGTGCAGTTCGTGCTGCGTGGCTCGAACTGGGAGCAGCTCATCGCCGCGAGCGAGAAGATGCTCGCGAGCGTGAAGTCGAACCCGGGACTCACCGACGTGGACGCGACGTACCGCAGCGGCAAGCCCCAGTTCGACGTGCGCATCGACCGCGAGCGCGCCGCGCAGCTGGGGGTGCCGGCCGCGGAGGTGGGGCAGGCGCTGCGGGCCTATCTGGGCCGCGACGAGTTCATGAAGTACCGCGAGGGCGGTGAGACGTACGACGTGAAGCTGCGCCTGCCGGAGTCCACGCTGGCCTCCGAGGAGGCCCTGGGGCAGCTCACCGTCCGCACCGCAGGCGGGCAGCTGGTGGAGCTGCGCAACGTGGCGGCCATCACTCCGGCCGACGGCCCGGTGCAGATCGACCGGCAGAAGCAGAAGCGGCAGATCACGCTGCTCGCGAACCTGGCGCCCGGCTACTCCCTGGGCGAGGCCATGGCCTTCGTCACGGAGCAGGCCGCGAAGGACCTGCCCGCGGGAGTGGAGGGGGGCTTCGCTGGCAACGCGAAGGAGCTCGACAAGACGGCCGTCGCGTTCGGCACCGCGCTGGGGCTGGGCATCCTGCTGCTCTACATGATCCTGGCGGCGCAGTTCGGCAGCTACATCCACCCGTTCACCATCATGCTCTCGCTGCCCTTCGCACTCATCGGCGCCATCGGCGCGCTCCTGGTGTCGGGCCACGCGCTGTCCATGTTCGCGCTCATCGGCGTCATCATGTTGATGGGCCTGGTGGTGAAGAACGGCATCCTGCTCGTCGACTTCACCCAGCAGCTTCGCGACGCGGGCAAGAGCGCGAAGGATGCCCTGCTGCAAGCCGCGCCCGTGCGCCTGCGGCCCATCCTCATGACCACCATCGCGATGGTGGCCGGCATGGTGCCCGTGGCGCTCGCTCAGGGGGACGGCGCCGAGATGCGCGTGCCGATGGCGCTCGTCATCATCGGAGGTCTCATCAGCTCCACCGTGCTGACGCTCGTGGTCGTGCCCGTCGTCTACTCACTGCTGGACGGACTCGTCGAGCGAGCCCGGCGCCGCCGGCACATGCCCACCCTGGTGGCGGTCGAAGCGCCGGCCAACACCCACCGGCTCGAAGAGGGCGCGCTCTGA
- a CDS encoding TolC family protein, with protein sequence MAMFIPVLLSGILLTQAPTLPVTPTDDSRGTTTDARTPAHPLLGFAEALELADKQSPSIEATRARLQQADELSAKAWSGYLPSITANGTYTRFPEELSFSLPGAPEPIPFQKKNQLAGEVRAQQALLVPTLWPAIQNAYLGERAAGLTAENARRETLFAVARAYLGAASLRESLAVQEQLLDVRRGFERDAQSRFEVGDVERLALLRATLDRKEAEQEVVRGRNAYATAKSALASLLGRPVDFEVAAPRDAALAIPTEAKDVASAEKTALEKRPDAAAARLDVDLARGARTQVALEYLPNLYATANYSATNAAGLTGRNRTWTAGLALSWTLFDGGLREAHLRESSGRIAEARANLRGTEEQIRDEVRKARGELETAEANLGTAEERVKLAVESAHLARQSFDAGATTYLQVTDANATLAGARLSAVAESLNVQLSRLSLARAMGLFDPTGHSLVNP encoded by the coding sequence ATGGCCATGTTCATTCCCGTGCTCCTCTCAGGCATCTTGTTGACGCAAGCTCCCACCCTCCCTGTCACTCCCACCGACGACTCACGGGGGACGACGACCGACGCGAGGACGCCCGCGCATCCGCTGCTCGGCTTCGCGGAGGCGCTCGAGCTCGCGGACAAGCAGAGCCCCAGCATCGAGGCCACCCGCGCGCGCCTCCAGCAAGCCGATGAGCTGAGCGCCAAGGCCTGGTCTGGTTACCTCCCCAGCATCACGGCGAACGGCACCTACACCCGGTTCCCCGAGGAGCTGTCCTTCTCCCTGCCTGGCGCTCCCGAGCCCATTCCCTTCCAGAAGAAGAACCAGCTGGCGGGAGAGGTGAGGGCGCAGCAGGCCCTCCTCGTGCCGACGCTGTGGCCCGCCATCCAGAATGCCTATCTCGGGGAGCGCGCGGCGGGGCTGACGGCGGAGAACGCTCGGCGTGAGACGCTGTTCGCCGTGGCGCGGGCCTATCTGGGCGCCGCGAGCCTGCGGGAATCCCTGGCGGTGCAGGAGCAGCTGCTCGACGTCCGGCGTGGCTTCGAGCGCGACGCCCAGAGTCGCTTCGAGGTGGGGGATGTGGAGCGGCTCGCGCTCCTGCGCGCGACCTTGGACCGCAAGGAGGCGGAGCAGGAGGTGGTGCGCGGGCGCAATGCCTACGCCACCGCGAAGAGCGCCCTGGCGTCGTTGCTCGGGCGCCCCGTGGACTTCGAGGTCGCCGCGCCCCGCGACGCCGCGCTCGCGATTCCCACCGAGGCGAAGGACGTGGCCTCCGCGGAGAAGACCGCCCTGGAGAAGCGCCCCGATGCCGCCGCCGCGCGCCTGGACGTGGACCTGGCCCGGGGCGCGCGGACGCAGGTCGCGCTCGAGTACCTCCCGAACCTGTACGCCACGGCGAACTACTCGGCGACGAACGCCGCGGGCCTCACGGGGCGGAATCGCACCTGGACCGCGGGGCTGGCGCTGTCTTGGACCCTCTTCGACGGCGGGCTGCGAGAGGCCCATCTGCGGGAGTCCTCCGGGCGGATCGCCGAGGCCCGCGCGAACCTGCGGGGCACGGAGGAGCAGATCCGCGACGAGGTGCGCAAGGCGCGCGGTGAGCTTGAGACCGCCGAGGCCAACCTCGGCACGGCCGAGGAGCGGGTGAAGCTCGCGGTGGAAAGCGCACATCTGGCCAGGCAGAGCTTCGACGCGGGGGCCACCACGTATCTGCAGGTGACGGATGCCAATGCCACCCTCGCGGGTGCTCGGCTCTCCGCCGTCGCCGAGTCGCTCAACGTCCAGCTCTCACGACTCTCACTGGCGCGCGCGATGGGACTCTTCGACCCCACCGGTCATTCCCTTGTGAATCCCTGA